A genomic window from Polaribacter gangjinensis includes:
- a CDS encoding DUF4349 domain-containing protein, which produces MKNSALFFLIGLLFITCKNSDANTVEFTNLSDSKMNLTNSMQTKKSFSVNETSNTVLKEPISRKLIKNGNVVFETSDLEKTKANIEHLVQKFDGYISSDSKNEYDNKINYYLNIRIPAQYFDSILKGISNQISKFDSKEITISDVTEEFLDIESRLKNKKELEKRYLEILQQSKSVEDILNVERELGKLREEIEATEGRLNYLSNQVSFSTLSVSFYKKVSNETSFFGKIGESFTNGFDNFKSFLLFIVTVWPFVMIIPISYFLIKKWRHRKLKK; this is translated from the coding sequence ATGAAAAATAGTGCGTTATTTTTTTTGATTGGATTGCTTTTTATCACTTGTAAAAATTCAGATGCAAATACTGTAGAATTTACAAATTTGTCAGATTCTAAAATGAATTTGACAAATTCAATGCAAACCAAGAAATCATTTTCAGTGAATGAAACATCAAACACAGTTTTAAAAGAACCTATTTCCAGAAAATTAATCAAAAATGGAAATGTCGTTTTTGAAACCTCTGATTTGGAAAAAACAAAAGCGAATATTGAACATTTAGTGCAAAAATTTGATGGATATATCTCATCAGATTCTAAAAATGAATATGATAATAAGATAAATTATTATCTCAACATCAGAATTCCAGCACAATACTTTGATTCAATTTTAAAAGGAATTTCCAATCAAATTTCAAAATTCGATTCTAAAGAAATTACCATTTCTGATGTTACTGAAGAATTCCTAGACATTGAATCTCGTTTAAAAAACAAAAAAGAACTCGAAAAACGCTATTTAGAAATTCTACAACAATCTAAAAGTGTAGAAGATATTTTGAATGTTGAACGCGAATTAGGAAAATTACGTGAAGAAATCGAAGCAACTGAAGGAAGATTGAATTACCTTTCCAACCAAGTTTCTTTTTCAACATTGTCTGTTTCATTCTATAAAAAAGTATCCAATGAAACTTCCTTTTTTGGAAAAATAGGAGAGAGCTTTACAAATGGATTTGATAATTTCAAATCATTTTTGCTATTTATTGTAACGGTTTGGCCATTCGTTATGATTATTCCAATTAGTTATTTTTTAATCAAAAAATGGCGTCATAGAAAACTTAAAAAATGA
- the menA gene encoding 1,4-dihydroxy-2-naphthoate octaprenyltransferase, with amino-acid sequence MDVKSFIKAARLRTLPLSVSGIIVGSSLGNDTSILNSAIFWLAIVTTIGFQVLSNFANDYGDGIKGSDKNRTGEARMVASGAITPKQMKNAMIVTTIITLLVAILLIFIAFGKENFGYAVLFFFLGIASIIAAIKYTVGKSAYGYSGFGDVFVFLFFGLLSVVGSYFLYTKQLNFLIFLPAIAVGFLSTAVLNLNNLRDFEQDKINQKNTLVVKLGISNAKKYHYFLIFGALFASSIFVILNFSSIVQFLFLIAFIPLMKNLVTVANNNQLSELDSELKKVALSTFLFAIIFGIVNSL; translated from the coding sequence ATGGATGTAAAAAGTTTTATAAAAGCAGCTCGTTTGAGAACCTTACCACTTTCTGTTTCAGGAATTATTGTGGGAAGTTCTCTAGGAAATGACACCTCAATTTTAAATTCTGCTATTTTTTGGTTAGCGATTGTTACAACAATCGGCTTTCAGGTATTGTCCAATTTCGCGAATGATTATGGAGATGGAATTAAAGGTTCAGATAAAAATAGAACTGGTGAAGCAAGAATGGTCGCTTCTGGGGCAATTACTCCAAAACAAATGAAAAATGCCATGATTGTGACAACAATTATCACCTTATTAGTGGCTATTTTATTAATTTTTATCGCTTTTGGAAAAGAAAATTTTGGCTATGCAGTTTTGTTTTTTTTCTTGGGAATCGCCTCAATTATTGCCGCTATTAAATATACTGTAGGTAAATCTGCTTATGGTTATAGTGGTTTTGGAGATGTTTTTGTATTTCTATTTTTCGGATTGCTCAGCGTTGTTGGGAGCTATTTTTTATATACAAAACAGCTTAATTTTCTGATTTTTTTACCTGCAATAGCAGTCGGATTTTTAAGTACAGCAGTATTAAATTTGAATAATTTACGTGATTTTGAACAAGACAAAATCAATCAAAAAAATACCTTAGTTGTAAAGTTAGGCATTAGTAACGCAAAAAAATATCATTACTTTTTAATTTTTGGCGCATTGTTTGCAAGTTCTATTTTCGTAATTTTAAATTTCTCATCAATCGTGCAATTTTTGTTTTTGATAGCATTCATTCCTTTGATGAAAAATTTGGTTACAGTAGCCAATAATAATCAGCTTTCTGAGTTGGATAGTGAACTTAAAAAAGTGGCGTTAAGTACTTTTTTGTTTGCAATTATTTTTGGAATTGTAAACTCTTTATAA
- a CDS encoding MlaD family protein — protein sequence MSRELKTGIIAILIIIIFIWGFNFLNGQNIFQPSKRQFLVEYNNVGGLTEASSVFVNGLKVGGVDNIDFNPDPAKKGQMLVKFSLENGFIFTKKSIVKIYSPNPLSGSNLVLIPSYEGEEAKDGDYLQGEVEEGLFSAIGARLDPIQIKLERVLESADLSFKKFNNLLDKKTTTSIQNSFEEIEFAIIDLRTTIASVNSIVDSNSSNLKETLKNTNQITQNLSKVTDTLVNSNLGEIMRKAELTLTSVNSLLDGIQNGKGTAGKLMNDDALYTNLTEMSQELEELLRDMKLNPKRFVHFSLFGKKPSPYKPEVKKEEIKQ from the coding sequence ATGTCTAGAGAATTAAAAACAGGGATTATTGCAATTCTAATCATCATAATTTTTATTTGGGGTTTCAATTTTTTGAATGGTCAAAATATATTTCAACCCAGCAAAAGACAATTTCTTGTTGAATATAATAATGTTGGAGGCCTCACTGAAGCGAGTTCGGTTTTTGTAAATGGACTTAAAGTAGGTGGAGTAGATAACATCGATTTTAATCCAGATCCTGCTAAAAAAGGACAAATGTTGGTGAAATTTTCATTAGAAAACGGATTTATTTTTACCAAAAAAAGTATTGTAAAAATCTATTCTCCCAATCCTTTGTCAGGTTCAAATTTAGTGTTGATTCCGAGTTATGAAGGTGAAGAAGCGAAAGATGGGGATTATTTACAAGGCGAAGTTGAAGAAGGATTATTTTCAGCAATTGGTGCAAGATTAGATCCTATTCAAATAAAATTGGAGCGCGTTTTAGAAAGTGCAGATTTATCATTCAAAAAGTTTAACAATTTGCTGGATAAAAAAACTACCACAAGCATTCAAAATTCTTTTGAAGAAATTGAATTTGCCATCATCGATTTAAGAACAACCATAGCTTCTGTAAATTCTATTGTTGATTCAAATTCATCAAACTTAAAAGAAACGTTGAAAAATACGAATCAAATTACTCAAAATTTATCGAAAGTTACAGATACGTTAGTAAATTCGAATTTGGGTGAAATCATGAGAAAAGCAGAACTTACTTTAACCTCAGTAAATTCATTATTAGACGGAATTCAAAATGGAAAAGGAACAGCAGGTAAATTAATGAACGACGATGCTTTGTACACAAATCTTACTGAAATGTCTCAAGAATTGGAAGAATTATTACGAGATATGAAATTAAATCCAAAGCGATTTGTACATTTTTCATTATTCGGTAAAAAGCCAAGTCCTTATAAACCAGAAGTTAAGAAAGAAGAAATTAAACAATAA
- a CDS encoding PH domain-containing protein has product MNNFADFNQFQTQSKKGILVIFMHQLMQVFKATWILLIVFIQKFSKFSDPALGYVYLSFFIAIVILISYSLLIFKNFQFKIENNHFVLKKGIFKKSLISIPFDRIQNINFKQNIVQQIINTYEVEIETAGSAKAEISIKAMSLSHANLLKTALTNFSKSTNDIQSEILNIPFLKVNFSQLIKESLTENHFQSLFLTVAFAIGIYQQVRDVFKNFKNQELFDNFVSENTSAIQTSIILILTFFILIVFVALISSFVRVLIAHFDQSVFIKKETLEISQGLTTKKSVVLKKNKIQFITVSSNPLKKWLNSYFVRFSQATSGKEEGKKNKIIKIIGCKKTHISAIKQLLFEDENTAAFHQNKSDEFYKNRLYLRAIFFLLVINSFCYYIFDNKSVFLINILLIPIVFFLIHLKFTKRTYVFSKDLLEITTGMIETHTILLPFYKVQNIKLKQTFFQERKNVADLVFQTASGKVKIPCLQMHLAKKLYDYTIFKIETSQHSWM; this is encoded by the coding sequence ATGAATAACTTTGCTGATTTTAATCAATTTCAAACACAATCCAAAAAAGGCATATTGGTAATTTTTATGCATCAATTGATGCAGGTTTTTAAAGCAACTTGGATTTTATTAATTGTTTTTATTCAGAAATTTTCAAAATTTTCAGACCCTGCTTTAGGGTATGTATATCTTTCTTTTTTCATCGCAATTGTAATTTTAATCAGTTATAGCCTTTTAATTTTTAAAAATTTTCAGTTCAAAATTGAAAATAATCATTTTGTTTTAAAAAAAGGGATATTCAAAAAATCACTTATTTCAATTCCATTTGACAGAATTCAAAACATCAACTTCAAACAAAATATTGTGCAGCAAATCATCAATACATATGAAGTTGAAATTGAAACTGCGGGTTCTGCAAAAGCTGAAATTTCCATCAAAGCAATGTCATTATCGCATGCAAATTTGCTTAAAACGGCATTAACTAATTTTTCAAAATCTACAAATGACATTCAATCTGAAATTTTAAATATCCCTTTTCTAAAAGTGAACTTTTCTCAGTTGATAAAGGAGAGTTTGACAGAAAACCATTTCCAAAGTTTATTTTTAACGGTAGCATTTGCAATCGGAATTTACCAACAAGTAAGAGACGTTTTTAAAAATTTTAAAAATCAAGAATTGTTTGACAATTTTGTTTCTGAGAATACTTCTGCAATTCAAACTAGTATTATTTTAATACTAACCTTTTTTATTTTGATTGTTTTTGTAGCCTTAATAAGTTCGTTTGTTAGAGTTTTGATAGCGCATTTTGATCAATCAGTTTTTATAAAAAAAGAAACTCTTGAAATTTCGCAAGGATTGACAACAAAAAAATCGGTGGTATTAAAAAAAAATAAAATTCAATTTATCACAGTTTCTTCAAATCCACTTAAAAAGTGGTTAAATTCGTATTTTGTAAGATTTTCTCAAGCTACAAGTGGAAAAGAGGAGGGTAAAAAAAATAAAATTATCAAAATCATCGGGTGTAAAAAGACTCATATTTCAGCAATCAAACAATTGCTTTTTGAGGACGAAAATACAGCAGCTTTTCATCAAAATAAATCTGATGAATTTTATAAAAACAGACTGTATTTGAGAGCTATTTTCTTTTTATTAGTGATAAATAGCTTTTGTTACTATATTTTTGACAATAAGAGTGTTTTTTTAATCAATATTTTGCTAATTCCTATAGTATTTTTTTTGATTCACCTAAAATTTACAAAGAGAACCTATGTGTTTTCAAAAGATTTATTGGAAATAACAACAGGAATGATTGAAACACACACTATTTTATTACCTTTTTATAAAGTGCAAAATATTAAATTGAAACAAACCTTTTTTCAAGAGAGAAAAAATGTGGCTGATTTGGTTTTTCAAACAGCATCTGGCAAAGTTAAAATACCCTGTTTACAAATGCATTTAGCAAAAAAATTATACGATTACACCATTTTTAAAATTGAAACTAGTCAACACTCATGGATGTAA
- a CDS encoding (Fe-S)-binding protein, which translates to MIVPTMAEMMAQGKQPEVLFWVGAAGSYDDKAKKISRAFVKILHQAKVDFAVLGTEESSTGDAAKRAGNEFLFQMQALMNIEILNGYEVKTIVTCDPHSFNTLKNEYPSLGGNYQVYHHTQFIQKLLSENRLQINDATLKGKRLTFHDPCYLGRANDEYESPREIIRKLGVNLTEMKRHKSTALCCGAGGAQMFKDAEKGDKEVNVLRTEDALETNPQIIATGCPYCKTMMADGVKFKENETEIVVKDIAELIAEANNL; encoded by the coding sequence ATGATAGTTCCAACAATGGCAGAAATGATGGCACAAGGCAAGCAACCCGAAGTGTTGTTTTGGGTAGGTGCTGCAGGAAGTTATGATGACAAAGCCAAAAAAATATCAAGAGCTTTTGTTAAAATTTTACATCAAGCAAAAGTAGATTTTGCAGTTTTAGGAACTGAAGAATCTTCTACTGGAGATGCTGCAAAAAGAGCGGGAAATGAATTTTTATTTCAAATGCAAGCCTTGATGAATATCGAAATTTTGAATGGATATGAAGTAAAAACCATTGTTACTTGCGATCCGCATTCATTCAATACACTTAAAAATGAATATCCAAGTTTGGGTGGAAATTATCAAGTATATCATCACACACAATTCATTCAAAAATTACTTTCAGAAAATCGTCTTCAAATAAATGACGCAACTTTAAAAGGAAAAAGACTTACATTTCATGACCCTTGTTATTTAGGAAGAGCCAATGATGAGTATGAATCTCCTCGCGAAATTATCAGAAAACTAGGCGTAAACCTGACGGAAATGAAACGTCATAAATCAACTGCATTGTGCTGTGGAGCAGGAGGTGCTCAAATGTTTAAAGATGCTGAAAAAGGGGATAAAGAAGTGAATGTGTTACGAACAGAAGATGCTTTAGAAACCAATCCTCAAATCATTGCAACAGGCTGTCCTTATTGCAAAACAATGATGGCTGATGGTGTAAAATTTAAGGAAAATGAGACTGAAATTGTGGTGAAAGATATTGCTGAATTGATTGCAGAAGCAAATAATTTATAA
- a CDS encoding PH domain-containing protein — protein sequence MINSFDNLTVIQFPEIQKDDFIPVQKKYLQVILLNITLIFTVFLIATIIVDFTNLWNLKNFIFWIYTVLLVFFGGVTIVYFLGFKTRMYLVRDKDISYRSGLFFKKLTTVPFNRIQHLEIDQGPFSKLFQLASLSVFTAGDSSDDLKIAGISLVDAEKIKEFISQKIDE from the coding sequence ATGATAAATTCATTTGATAATTTGACGGTAATTCAATTTCCTGAAATTCAAAAAGATGATTTTATTCCTGTCCAAAAAAAGTATTTACAGGTAATTTTATTGAATATTACTCTAATTTTTACAGTATTCTTAATTGCAACAATTATAGTTGATTTCACAAATTTATGGAACCTAAAAAACTTTATTTTTTGGATATATACAGTTCTTTTAGTTTTTTTTGGAGGTGTAACCATCGTTTATTTTTTAGGATTTAAAACCCGCATGTATTTGGTTCGTGACAAGGATATTTCTTACAGAAGTGGATTGTTTTTTAAAAAATTAACTACTGTACCTTTCAATAGAATTCAGCATTTAGAAATAGATCAAGGACCTTTTTCAAAACTTTTTCAGTTGGCTTCGTTAAGTGTTTTTACAGCAGGTGATAGTAGTGACGATTTAAAAATAGCTGGGATTTCATTGGTAGATGCCGAAAAAATAAAAGAATTCATTAGCCAAAAAATCGATGAATAA
- a CDS encoding (Fe-S)-binding protein, with the protein MHYLPNILFALALAVGFGFFVTNVRNLFRNIRLGKDINRTDNKSARLKNMLKIAFGQSKMVRRPISGLLHLVVYIGFIIINIEVLEIVIDGLFGTHRLFQGVLGANFYGFLIGTFEVLAVLVLVAVFVFWMRRNVVKIKRFLSAEMTGWPKNDGNFILYFEVVLMTLFLTMNATDVPFQEAGVGNVISQFIAPIFDGFSAEALHTIERTAWWLHILGILVFLNYLYYSKHLHILLAFPNTYFANLNPKGQFTNLEAVTKEVKLMMDPSADPYANPTEIADNQVPEKFGASDVTDLSWVQLLNAYTCTECGRCTSSCPANLTGKKLSPRKIMMDTRDRLEEVGKNIDANGGVFKDDGKQLLNDYITPEELWACTSCNACVEECPVNIDPLSIIVDMRRYLVMEQSAAPQSLNMMMTNIENNGAPWQYNQQDRLNWVNEE; encoded by the coding sequence ATGCATTACTTACCAAATATTTTATTTGCACTCGCATTAGCAGTTGGTTTCGGTTTTTTTGTGACGAATGTTCGCAATTTGTTCAGAAACATTCGTTTAGGAAAAGATATTAACAGAACAGATAACAAATCTGCTCGCCTAAAAAACATGCTTAAAATTGCTTTTGGACAATCAAAAATGGTTAGAAGACCCATTTCAGGTTTGTTACATTTGGTAGTTTACATCGGATTTATCATCATCAATATAGAAGTTTTAGAAATCGTAATTGATGGCTTATTTGGTACTCACAGACTTTTTCAGGGTGTTTTAGGTGCTAATTTTTATGGGTTTTTAATCGGAACTTTTGAGGTTTTAGCAGTGTTGGTTTTAGTAGCTGTTTTTGTTTTTTGGATGCGAAGAAATGTTGTGAAAATTAAACGCTTTTTAAGTGCTGAAATGACAGGTTGGCCAAAAAATGATGGTAATTTCATCCTGTATTTTGAAGTGGTTTTAATGACTTTATTCTTAACCATGAATGCCACTGATGTACCTTTTCAAGAAGCTGGAGTTGGCAATGTAATCAGTCAGTTCATTGCTCCAATTTTTGATGGATTTTCAGCAGAAGCACTACATACAATCGAAAGGACCGCTTGGTGGTTGCATATTCTAGGTATTTTGGTGTTCTTAAATTATTTATACTATTCAAAACATTTACACATTTTACTCGCTTTTCCAAATACATATTTTGCCAATTTGAATCCGAAAGGACAATTTACCAATTTAGAAGCTGTAACTAAAGAAGTAAAATTAATGATGGATCCATCAGCAGATCCTTATGCAAATCCAACTGAAATTGCTGATAATCAAGTTCCTGAAAAATTTGGAGCCTCAGATGTTACCGATTTAAGTTGGGTGCAATTGCTTAATGCCTATACTTGTACAGAATGTGGAAGATGTACATCCTCTTGTCCTGCAAATTTGACAGGTAAAAAATTATCTCCCAGAAAAATCATGATGGATACTAGAGATCGTTTAGAAGAAGTTGGAAAAAATATCGATGCAAATGGAGGAGTTTTTAAAGATGATGGAAAACAATTATTAAACGATTATATCACTCCAGAAGAGTTGTGGGCATGTACCAGTTGCAATGCTTGTGTTGAAGAATGTCCTGTAAATATTGATCCATTATCAATAATTGTAGATATGAGAAGGTATTTAGTGATGGAGCAGAGTGCTGCGCCACAATCACTAAATATGATGATGACAAATATCGAAAATAATGGTGCTCCTTGGCAATACAATCAACAAGACAGATTGAATTGGGTAAATGAGGAATAA
- a CDS encoding N-acetylmuramoyl-L-alanine amidase family protein: MLKPQNLFFLTLLTVFFSLFSAPLFSQKTYTIVLDAGHGGKDPGNLGNGFQEKDIALKTALEVGRQLSKIDYIKVIYTRQEDVFIDLWKRGAIANDAKATLFVSIHCDSHTSNAYGAGTFVLGLKGNKKNFEIAKRENAVVLLEDNYQERYQGFDPNSAESVIGLSLLQEENLDKSLEIASLVQQNFTQKLNRLDRKVKQDNFQVLRETIMPSILIELGFLTNKSEGAYLNSEKGQSQMAKAIADAIQDYIDHLRMNTVKEVKNPKIVSEKTSNEVLFKIQIASGKNKIELKPSNFSGLKDVEIVQTGDFFKYYYGSTSNYKEAKESLLTVQKAGFSSAFMVAFKGDEKISVSEALKLN, translated from the coding sequence ATGTTGAAACCACAAAACTTGTTTTTTTTAACACTTTTAACGGTTTTTTTCTCACTCTTTTCAGCCCCATTATTTTCACAAAAAACATACACAATTGTTTTAGATGCTGGTCATGGAGGTAAAGATCCTGGGAATTTAGGTAACGGTTTTCAGGAAAAAGATATTGCATTGAAAACGGCTTTAGAAGTTGGAAGACAATTGTCTAAAATAGATTATATCAAAGTAATTTACACCCGACAAGAGGATGTTTTTATTGATTTATGGAAAAGAGGAGCCATTGCAAATGATGCAAAAGCTACATTATTTGTATCTATTCATTGCGATTCTCATACTTCAAATGCTTACGGAGCAGGAACTTTTGTTTTAGGATTAAAAGGAAATAAAAAGAATTTTGAAATCGCGAAAAGAGAAAATGCTGTAGTGCTTTTAGAAGACAATTATCAAGAAAGATACCAAGGTTTTGACCCAAATTCAGCTGAATCTGTTATTGGATTGTCTCTTTTGCAAGAAGAAAATTTAGATAAAAGTCTTGAAATTGCTTCTTTAGTTCAGCAAAATTTTACGCAAAAATTAAATCGTTTAGACCGAAAAGTTAAACAAGATAATTTTCAAGTGCTTAGGGAAACTATCATGCCTAGTATATTAATTGAATTAGGTTTTTTAACGAACAAAAGTGAAGGCGCATATTTAAATTCAGAAAAAGGACAATCTCAAATGGCAAAAGCAATTGCAGATGCGATTCAAGATTATATTGATCATTTGAGAATGAATACTGTAAAAGAGGTGAAAAATCCAAAAATTGTTTCAGAAAAAACGAGTAATGAAGTTTTATTCAAAATTCAAATCGCCTCTGGAAAAAATAAAATCGAATTAAAACCATCAAATTTTAGTGGATTAAAAGATGTTGAAATAGTGCAAACAGGAGATTTTTTCAAATACTATTACGGATCAACATCCAACTATAAAGAAGCAAAAGAAAGTTTACTAACTGTGCAAAAAGCAGGATTTTCATCAGCATTTATGGTCGCATTTAAAGGTGATGAGAAAATATCTGTTTCAGAAGCATTGAAATTGAATTAA
- a CDS encoding putative LPS assembly protein LptD produces MQSNLSYILLFCVFFFTKIGFAQDIKSTNKTVIPAVKKDSVRPSKELSKVTVKKDSLLLKKTDTIAKDSLKPKETIEDIITHTAKDYTIQDAKKRKVTLYNEANIQYTDIDLKAGIIIVDYKENSLFAKGIIDSTGYVQKPIFKQGSQESVQDSIIYNFKSKRAIIYGLKTQQGEMYTYGLKTKRENDSTVFIRKIRFTTSDKEIPDYYIATNKAKLVPGKKIIVGASNLVLADVPTPVFLPFAYFPMTETSMSGFLVPAFDTGSSQRGIGFQNGGYYFAISDYMDLTVLGDAYSNGSWGTRISSNYNKRYKYNGIFSLNFENIVNGIRGFDDFSKSNNFNIRWNHNQDSKASPNSRFSASVNLGSSRFFRESLNQFNVAQTQNNTFNSSINYSKTFVGTPFNMAVTASHQQNTNTESITMTLPNLTLNMDRIYPFAGKNGVKKNPIQKMGFNYNMQGQYLINTTDADFFTSKMFETARAGIQHRTSTNTNIKVFKYFTLSPTANYEEVWQFDYIEKEYDPTKNVVVTDTLRGFKSYREYNLGVGLSTNIYGTFNFKKGRLKAIRHTIRPTISYSYRPDFRDNYLKQVQQSANPLDVIDYTVFDQGIYGGPSGGLSNSIGIALNNVLEAKVAPKDPESDEEDEKIMILNNLNFNTSYNIAADSLRWSNVTFSAGTRLFKDKLALNFNGSLDPYQVNDEGQRINKFNPGIFRLTNANMTMNYSISSTDFDKSKKKDEAENKNGNGANNPPDTMGANIDPTNRFGRQNIPNESKEPTKTELYRAKIPWTLNLVYSANYANNGIQPGRIGIHTVGFSGNIELTPKWKIGYSSGYDIKNGAFSFSRFNFSRDLDSWQFNFNWVPFGANSSYTFFIGVKSTMLADLKWDKNKPPDRRLF; encoded by the coding sequence TTGCAATCAAACCTATCCTACATACTTTTATTTTGTGTCTTCTTTTTTACAAAGATTGGCTTTGCGCAAGATATAAAATCAACGAATAAAACTGTAATTCCGGCCGTAAAAAAGGATTCAGTAAGACCATCCAAAGAGCTATCAAAAGTTACTGTAAAGAAAGATTCTCTCTTGTTAAAAAAAACAGATACGATTGCAAAAGACTCTTTAAAACCAAAGGAAACTATTGAAGATATCATTACACATACTGCAAAAGATTACACGATTCAAGATGCTAAAAAAAGAAAAGTAACTTTATATAATGAAGCAAATATTCAATATACTGATATTGATTTAAAAGCGGGAATCATTATTGTTGATTATAAAGAAAATAGTCTTTTTGCAAAAGGAATTATTGATAGCACAGGCTATGTTCAAAAACCTATTTTTAAGCAAGGAAGTCAAGAGTCTGTTCAAGATTCTATCATTTACAATTTTAAAAGCAAACGCGCCATAATTTACGGTTTAAAAACCCAACAAGGAGAAATGTACACGTATGGATTGAAAACAAAAAGAGAAAATGACTCTACAGTTTTCATCAGAAAAATACGTTTCACTACTTCCGATAAAGAAATTCCGGATTATTATATTGCCACCAATAAAGCCAAATTAGTCCCTGGAAAAAAAATAATTGTTGGCGCTAGTAATTTGGTTTTGGCTGATGTTCCTACACCTGTTTTTTTACCATTTGCTTATTTTCCAATGACTGAGACAAGCATGTCTGGATTTTTAGTTCCTGCTTTTGATACAGGAAGCAGTCAACGTGGCATTGGTTTTCAAAATGGCGGATATTATTTTGCCATCAGTGATTATATGGATTTGACGGTTTTGGGTGATGCCTATTCAAACGGAAGTTGGGGAACAAGAATTTCATCAAACTACAATAAACGCTATAAATACAATGGAATTTTTAGTTTGAATTTTGAAAATATCGTGAATGGAATTCGTGGTTTTGATGATTTTTCGAAATCGAATAATTTCAACATTCGTTGGAATCATAATCAAGATTCAAAAGCGAGTCCAAATTCTCGATTTTCTGCTTCTGTAAACTTAGGAAGTAGTCGTTTTTTTAGAGAATCTTTGAATCAATTCAATGTTGCTCAAACTCAAAATAATACGTTTAATTCCTCCATCAATTATAGCAAAACTTTTGTTGGAACGCCTTTTAATATGGCTGTTACAGCGTCACATCAGCAAAATACAAATACGGAAAGTATTACCATGACTTTGCCAAATTTAACGCTGAATATGGATCGTATATATCCTTTTGCAGGAAAAAATGGTGTAAAGAAAAATCCAATACAAAAAATGGGTTTTAACTACAATATGCAAGGTCAGTATTTAATCAATACTACTGATGCTGATTTTTTTACAAGCAAAATGTTTGAAACTGCAAGAGCAGGAATTCAACACAGAACTTCTACAAATACCAATATCAAAGTTTTTAAATATTTTACGCTTTCACCAACTGCAAATTATGAAGAAGTTTGGCAATTTGACTATATAGAAAAAGAGTATGATCCTACAAAAAATGTTGTTGTAACAGATACTTTACGCGGATTTAAAAGCTACAGAGAATACAATTTGGGTGTGGGTTTATCAACCAATATTTATGGAACTTTTAACTTTAAAAAAGGGCGCTTAAAAGCAATTAGACATACCATAAGACCCACCATTTCTTATAGTTATAGACCAGATTTTAGAGACAATTACCTAAAACAAGTACAACAAAGTGCAAATCCATTGGATGTGATTGATTACACTGTTTTTGATCAGGGAATTTATGGGGGGCCTTCAGGAGGATTGAGCAATTCAATCGGAATTGCTTTAAACAACGTTTTAGAGGCAAAAGTTGCCCCAAAAGACCCTGAAAGTGATGAAGAAGATGAAAAAATCATGATTTTAAACAACTTGAATTTCAATACTTCTTATAACATTGCCGCAGATAGTTTGCGATGGTCAAACGTTACTTTTAGTGCAGGTACAAGATTATTTAAAGACAAATTAGCCTTGAATTTTAATGGCTCATTAGATCCTTATCAAGTAAATGATGAAGGTCAAAGAATCAATAAATTCAATCCTGGCATTTTTAGATTGACAAATGCAAATATGACCATGAATTATTCTATTTCGAGCACTGATTTTGATAAGAGCAAAAAGAAAGACGAAGCCGAAAATAAAAATGGAAATGGTGCAAATAATCCTCCAGATACCATGGGAGCAAATATTGATCCTACCAATAGATTCGGAAGGCAAAATATCCCCAATGAATCTAAAGAGCCTACAAAAACCGAACTTTATAGAGCCAAAATTCCTTGGACTTTAAATTTGGTATATTCTGCAAATTATGCAAATAATGGTATTCAACCTGGTAGAATTGGCATTCACACTGTTGGATTTAGTGGAAATATTGAATTGACACCTAAATGGAAAATTGGATATTCATCAGGATATGATATCAAAAATGGTGCGTTTTCGTTTTCAAGATTTAATTTTTCAAGAGATTTAGACAGTTGGCAATTCAATTTTAATTGGGTTCCTTTTGGCGCAAATTCTTCTTATACCTTTTTTATTGGTGTAAAATCAACAATGCTTGCAGACTTGAAATGGGATAAAAATAAACCACCAGATAGAAGGTTGTTTTAG